The DNA window ATGGCGAGTCTAGGACTATCATCTGCGCGCCGCGAACCGCGTTGCGGAGGTTCGATGATTCCTCGTCGTAAGCGCCCGCCTTGTACGCGATTTTCAGGGCATCCCTGTCGCCGGAGCTGCCCACAATTTCCGTGTTTCGCAGGTTGGCACTCTTCAGGGCAAGCCCCAAGGACACGCCGACAATGCCCGTTCCTATGATGGTAATGCGCTCCAAATCGCACCTCCTGCTTCGTTCTGCCGCTGATGGTATTTTCAGCGAATTTCAATGATGCTCTTGATGAGAGTCTATCATAGATTGCGGGGCTATCGTTACACGCCCAGCAGCAATCGCACCAGTGTGGTGATTGCGGGGAATAGTATGCGGCTCAGTATGCCTGTGTTCAGCACGCTGTCGGCGAGCACGATGACTAGCAGGATTATCATACCGAATCGCTCGGTGCGAGCGAACGGTGCGGCTATGGCGCGTGGCAGTACGCCCAGCGCGACTTTGAAGCCGTCGAGCGGCGCGATGGGGAGCAGGTTGAATAGCGCCAGCACGACATTCCAGAGCACCAGCGCCTGAAGGAACTGCGCGTCTATGCCACCTCCGATGTAAACCGTGCCGAGCCTGAACGGCAGCGCGGCAAGTGTCGCCACGACCACGTTGGATATGGGGCCGGCGAGTGCGACGACAGCCATTCCCGGGCGCTCGCCAATGCGCAGGAATGCAGGTGTTACGGGCGTGGGCTTGCCCCAGCCAAATCCGGCGACGAATATGAGAATCGTGCCAATCGGGTCGAGGTGCGAGACGGGGTTGAGCGTGAGTCGACCTTGATCTCGTGCGGTGTGGTCGCCGAGCTGCGTTGCCGACCAAGCATGGCTGAATTCGTGGACAGTGATGCCGACGATGAGCGCCACGGCGAACGCGGCAAGGCTAATTAGCGCTGCGAACGGGTCGGTTAGGAATTGGTCGATGAGACGGAAGAGCAAGTCAAGACCTGCGAGAAAACATCAGGAAATGCAATAAGGGACGCAAAGAACGGCAATCATGCGACACGCGGCGGGACGAACATGTCATCCCGCCGCGCGGTGAGT is part of the Chloroflexota bacterium genome and encodes:
- a CDS encoding site-2 protease family protein; protein product: MLFRLIDQFLTDPFAALISLAAFAVALIVGITVHEFSHAWSATQLGDHTARDQGRLTLNPVSHLDPIGTILIFVAGFGWGKPTPVTPAFLRIGERPGMAVVALAGPISNVVVATLAALPFRLGTVYIGGGIDAQFLQALVLWNVVLALFNLLPIAPLDGFKVALGVLPRAIAAPFARTERFGMIILLVIVLADSVLNTGILSRILFPAITTLVRLLLGV